The Populus trichocarpa isolate Nisqually-1 chromosome 2, P.trichocarpa_v4.1, whole genome shotgun sequence genome has a window encoding:
- the LOC7466455 gene encoding aspartic proteinase Asp1 isoform X1 — MEKKRKRIVSLVTMTLLFFIVMAANFRGCFSAASQTPIKGKSTTPANDRVGSSVFFRVTGNVYPTGHYSVILNIGNPPKAFDLDIDTGSDLTWVQCDAPCKGCTKPLDKLYKPKNNRVPCASSLCQAIQNNNCDIPTEQCDYEVEYADLGSSLGVLLSDYFPLRLNNGSLLQPRIAFGCGYDQKYLGPHSPPDTAGILGLGRGKASILSQLRTLGITQNVVGHCFSRVTGGFLFFGDHLLPPSGITWTPMLRSSSDTLYSSGPAELLFGGKPTGIKGLQLIFDSGSSYTYFNAQVYQSILNLVRKDLSGMPLKDAPEEKALAVCWKTAKPIKSILDIKSFFKPLTINFIKAKNVQLQLAPEDYLIITKDGNVCLGILNGGEQGLGNLNVIGDIFMQDRVVVYDNERQQIGWFPTNCNRLPNVDREYNEGFSQPYAAYFGILEEHCPATYASEKTKLFTKK; from the exons atggaaaagaaaaggaaaagaatcgTATCATTGGTGACGATGACGCTCTTGTTCTTTATAGTAATGGCTGCTAATTTTCGAGGTTGCTTCTCTGCTGCCAGTCAAACACCCATCAAAGGAAAGTCAACCACGCCTGCTAATGATCGAGTTGGCTCCTCTGTTTTCTTTCGTGTCACCGGAAATGTCTATCCTACTGG GCACTACTCTGTGATTCTGAACATAGGCAACCCACCAAAGGCTTTTGACTTGGATATTGATACTGGTAGTGATCTCACCTGGGTCCAATGTGATGCTCCTTGCAAAGGTTGCACTAAG CCTCTTGATAAACTTTACAAGCCAAAGAACAATCGTGTGCCTTGTGCAAGTTCCTTGTGCCAGGCCATACAAAACAACAATTGCGACATCCCAACTGAGCAGTGTGACTATGAAGTCGAGTATGCTGATCTTGGTTCATCTCTTGGCGTGCTGCTGTCGGACTACTTTCCGCTACGATTAAACAATGGATCTCTTCTCCAACCTAGAATCGCCTTTGG GTGTGGATATGATCAAAAATATCTTGGCCCACACTCACCGCCTGACACAGCTGGGATTCTTGGCCTTGGCAGAGGGAAAGCAAGCATTCTTTCGCAGCTACGAACCCTGGGTATCACGCAAAATGTGGTTGGCCACTGTTTCAGTAGGGTAACAGGTGGCTTTTTATTCTTTGGAGATCACCTTTTGCCGCCTTCAGGAATCACTTGGACTCCAATGCTACGCAGTTCCTCAGA cACGCTATACTCGTCAGGACCAGCAGAACTACTTTTTGGTGGAAAGCCCACTGGCATTAAGGGACTACAGCTGATTTTTGACAGCGGGAGCTCCTATACCTACTTCAATGCTCAAGTTTACCAGAGTATACTTAATCTG GTGAGGAAGGATCTTAGTGGAATGCCATTAAAAGATGCACCGGAGGAGAAGGCACTTGCAGTGTGCTGGAAAACTGCTAAACCGATCAAATCTATTCTTGACATCAAGAGTTTTTTCAAGCCCTTAACCATAAACTTTATAAAAGCAAAGAATGTGCAGCTGCAGTTGGCACCTGAGGACTACCTCATTATCACT AAAGATGGGAATGTGTGCTTAGGGATTCTGAACGGCGGTGAGCAAGGCCTGGGAAACCTCAATGTGATAGGAG ACATTTTTATGCAAGACAGAGTGGTGGTTTATGACAATGAGAGACAGCAGATTGGATGGTTCCCAACAAATTGCAATAGACTTCCCAA CGTGGATCGTGAATATAATGAAGGTTTTTCCCAGCCTTATGCGGCCTACTTTGGTATCCTAGAGGAGCATTGTCCTGCAACCTATGCTTCTGAGAAGACCAAACTTTTCAccaaaaaatag
- the LOC7466455 gene encoding aspartic proteinase Asp1 isoform X2 gives MKILDSCVSWHYSVILNIGNPPKAFDLDIDTGSDLTWVQCDAPCKGCTKPLDKLYKPKNNRVPCASSLCQAIQNNNCDIPTEQCDYEVEYADLGSSLGVLLSDYFPLRLNNGSLLQPRIAFGCGYDQKYLGPHSPPDTAGILGLGRGKASILSQLRTLGITQNVVGHCFSRVTGGFLFFGDHLLPPSGITWTPMLRSSSDTLYSSGPAELLFGGKPTGIKGLQLIFDSGSSYTYFNAQVYQSILNLVRKDLSGMPLKDAPEEKALAVCWKTAKPIKSILDIKSFFKPLTINFIKAKNVQLQLAPEDYLIITKDGNVCLGILNGGEQGLGNLNVIGDIFMQDRVVVYDNERQQIGWFPTNCNRLPNVDREYNEGFSQPYAAYFGILEEHCPATYASEKTKLFTKK, from the exons atgaaaatattgGATTCGTGTGTCTCCTG GCACTACTCTGTGATTCTGAACATAGGCAACCCACCAAAGGCTTTTGACTTGGATATTGATACTGGTAGTGATCTCACCTGGGTCCAATGTGATGCTCCTTGCAAAGGTTGCACTAAG CCTCTTGATAAACTTTACAAGCCAAAGAACAATCGTGTGCCTTGTGCAAGTTCCTTGTGCCAGGCCATACAAAACAACAATTGCGACATCCCAACTGAGCAGTGTGACTATGAAGTCGAGTATGCTGATCTTGGTTCATCTCTTGGCGTGCTGCTGTCGGACTACTTTCCGCTACGATTAAACAATGGATCTCTTCTCCAACCTAGAATCGCCTTTGG GTGTGGATATGATCAAAAATATCTTGGCCCACACTCACCGCCTGACACAGCTGGGATTCTTGGCCTTGGCAGAGGGAAAGCAAGCATTCTTTCGCAGCTACGAACCCTGGGTATCACGCAAAATGTGGTTGGCCACTGTTTCAGTAGGGTAACAGGTGGCTTTTTATTCTTTGGAGATCACCTTTTGCCGCCTTCAGGAATCACTTGGACTCCAATGCTACGCAGTTCCTCAGA cACGCTATACTCGTCAGGACCAGCAGAACTACTTTTTGGTGGAAAGCCCACTGGCATTAAGGGACTACAGCTGATTTTTGACAGCGGGAGCTCCTATACCTACTTCAATGCTCAAGTTTACCAGAGTATACTTAATCTG GTGAGGAAGGATCTTAGTGGAATGCCATTAAAAGATGCACCGGAGGAGAAGGCACTTGCAGTGTGCTGGAAAACTGCTAAACCGATCAAATCTATTCTTGACATCAAGAGTTTTTTCAAGCCCTTAACCATAAACTTTATAAAAGCAAAGAATGTGCAGCTGCAGTTGGCACCTGAGGACTACCTCATTATCACT AAAGATGGGAATGTGTGCTTAGGGATTCTGAACGGCGGTGAGCAAGGCCTGGGAAACCTCAATGTGATAGGAG ACATTTTTATGCAAGACAGAGTGGTGGTTTATGACAATGAGAGACAGCAGATTGGATGGTTCCCAACAAATTGCAATAGACTTCCCAA CGTGGATCGTGAATATAATGAAGGTTTTTCCCAGCCTTATGCGGCCTACTTTGGTATCCTAGAGGAGCATTGTCCTGCAACCTATGCTTCTGAGAAGACCAAACTTTTCAccaaaaaatag